The following DNA comes from Bacteroidia bacterium.
CAAAAACGATGATACCGCCAGTTTGGGCTAACTTCATCAGCATTGTTCTGGCGGCAAAATACATTCCTTCGGCACTATTTCCTGTCTCTAAGGTATCCAACTCCGCGATGTCTGCTAAAATAGTATTCGGTAATATTCCCAAAAAAGCAACCGGAAAGCCCGCCAATACCATCACAATCATTCCTTGCACCACCTGTGGCAATGGATAATAGCCTAAGCCGCATATTAGACAAAATAATCCTGCAAATACCAAAAAGGCTGTTAAAATAAGCGATTTTCGGCTAAAACGCCTTGCCAGCATATTCACAACCGGATACAACAAAAACGAAGTTACAATCATACCGGTCAGCATTGGAAAAATAATGCTTTCCGGTAAATGCAATAAAACAGTTACATAATAAACCAAACCGGTTTCAATGATTGTTAAACCCATCCAATAAGCGGCATCTGATAATAAGAAAATCCGAAATAACGGATTTCGGAAAGTACGTTTTAATGACTCAAAAATGGGTTGGTTACTGGGGTTGCTGATGGTATATTTTTTCTCATTTATCACAAACACAGGCACGAGCATACATAAAAAAGCAAAAGCTGCAATGATGCACACAGAATATTGAATAGCAGTAGTTTTAGGCACATTAAATTGATTCATAATAGGTTCCCATAGGCTTGTGCCGGCAGCAGCCGCTACTATTCCCAAAGCATACGTTAGAGAAATCCAAGTAGATAAATTTAATCTTTCGTGCTCATTATGGCCAAGTTCTATCAATAAAGCGTTATGGGGCATCACATAAAAAGAAAAACTTACGTAAAAGAGTAACTGCATTACAATTATCCAAACCAGATTAGTGGTAGTGGGAGAGCTATCCGGCGGCCAAAACATCAGGCAGCAAAATAGTGCGCTGGGCAAGCAGCCAATAGCCATAAACGGAATCCGGCGGCCAAACTTGCTGCTAAAGGTGTCACTCTTTCCGGCAATGTAAGGGTCTGTAAAAAACTCTATGAGCCGCCCCCCCGAAGCTATCAGCGTAATAGCATTCAGAATAATAAAGAACTTCTGTTGCGTTATTAATGCAGTCATCTTAGCCTCTTCCGGAGGTAGGTAAAAATAGACTAATTGTAATCCTAAAATATTGATAAGTGTACTCCAGCCAAGCTGCCCAATAGCATAAGCAACTTGGCCGTATTTAGGTAGCGATTCCATTGCCCAAAGTTACATATAGAATCCTAAGTTCGTACAATGGTTTAGGGTATTGCCTAGTGGGAGCGTTTCAGTATTACTGCTGATGCAAAGAGCCATTAGACGTTATGAACAAAACCTTACAAGGTTTTGACTTGTTGATTTTCAGTTATATTTTTTTGTGGTTTTTCTGTAAAAATCCTTCTGAGTATAATCTCTAATAATAAAATCAACAAAGTAATATAAGTTAAATTATCAACATAAAAGCTTATGATTTTATGAAGAAAATACATTTTAATACCTTCAATAGCATTTACTTTTCCATAGGATATATTTTTAAATCTCCAATCAACGGATTCTTTATTCATAATATGCTCGTAAGAAGCATATAAATATTCTTTATTATGAAGAAAATAATTTATTGAATTCCGTTTAGGATTAAAATTTACTTCAAAAGTAGGGTCAAAGAAATACCATTCATTGTTTAGGTTAATTTCTAATGTAAAATGTCTTGTTAAACCTATTTTTCGATAAGAAAAACCATTTATCTTAGCTAACTCCATAAGCACAAGTGATTGCTGGCTACATGCAGCATGATCTTTTTTTAGAATATCATCCGGTATTACAATAGCGGCTAAGTCTGTCCAAATATATTTACCTAAATAATAAAGTATTATATTGTCATTTATATTATAAAATGCATATCCATCGTAATAAAATCTTCTTTCAACTACGTCAGACATAAGATTTAAAAAGTCTAAACTTTTTATAGAAATATTTTTCTTTTTAGCTTCTGAGTTTACATAATTATTGAGTTGATCCATACTTTTTATTTTATGAAAC
Coding sequences within:
- a CDS encoding MFS transporter, with the protein product MESLPKYGQVAYAIGQLGWSTLINILGLQLVYFYLPPEEAKMTALITQQKFFIILNAITLIASGGRLIEFFTDPYIAGKSDTFSSKFGRRIPFMAIGCLPSALFCCLMFWPPDSSPTTTNLVWIIVMQLLFYVSFSFYVMPHNALLIELGHNEHERLNLSTWISLTYALGIVAAAAGTSLWEPIMNQFNVPKTTAIQYSVCIIAAFAFLCMLVPVFVINEKKYTISNPSNQPIFESLKRTFRNPLFRIFLLSDAAYWMGLTIIETGLVYYVTVLLHLPESIIFPMLTGMIVTSFLLYPVVNMLARRFSRKSLILTAFLVFAGLFCLICGLGYYPLPQVVQGMIVMVLAGFPVAFLGILPNTILADIAELDTLETGNSAEGMYFAARTMLMKLAQTGGIIVFAALLTLGKDASNSIGIRLTGVAGFLMCAIAYWIFRFYNERKISEKINKLRNVGRV